From a single Verrucomicrobiota bacterium genomic region:
- a CDS encoding right-handed parallel beta-helix repeat-containing protein codes for MRVHLVTPAPGSKTVIDVFNLHDNCIEVTANYVVVRGLELKNAGQHAVLIRKGVQNVVVEDCRITGWGRVGGARVWGVFHGSDSAVYGESGSGGIVIQGNLIEHPRSGSNDWESGHPDGPQSISLVNSSGGNIIRYNTIRSTEDHGYNDGIGGASNFSFEGSPNRDSDIYGNIVANCWDDAIESEGANMNVRIWSNYLDKTFVFVATASTSKGPIYIFRNLFGTSRVSHQDASGGMIIKTAGPRRFLTLNGEQVPGDQGRRVERVQRSRARECHLAEQYLPGSRACLSLGEKRRSAERPARRPDERLPRRRICQVDVRALRAARMVLDADGANDQVGPSRVLAKRKEFRDYGPRR; via the coding sequence ATGCGTGTGCATTTGGTGACGCCGGCGCCAGGTTCGAAGACTGTGATCGATGTTTTCAACCTGCACGACAATTGCATCGAGGTCACCGCGAACTATGTCGTCGTTCGCGGGTTGGAATTGAAGAACGCCGGGCAACACGCGGTCCTCATTCGCAAGGGCGTGCAGAATGTGGTCGTCGAAGATTGCCGCATCACCGGATGGGGCCGGGTGGGCGGCGCGCGGGTCTGGGGCGTTTTTCACGGATCGGACAGCGCGGTCTATGGCGAATCAGGAAGCGGCGGGATCGTGATTCAGGGCAACCTGATCGAACATCCACGCAGCGGCTCGAACGATTGGGAATCGGGCCACCCGGACGGCCCACAGTCAATCTCCCTGGTTAATTCGTCAGGAGGAAACATCATTCGGTACAACACGATTCGTTCGACGGAGGATCATGGGTACAACGATGGCATCGGCGGCGCGAGCAACTTCAGCTTCGAGGGCAGCCCCAATCGCGATTCTGATATCTACGGCAACATCGTCGCCAATTGCTGGGACGACGCCATCGAGAGCGAGGGCGCGAACATGAACGTGCGCATCTGGAGCAATTACCTGGACAAGACTTTCGTGTTTGTCGCCACCGCCAGCACCTCGAAAGGGCCGATCTACATTTTCCGAAATTTATTCGGCACCAGCCGGGTTTCGCACCAAGATGCCAGCGGCGGGATGATCATCAAAACCGCCGGCCCCCGAAGATTCCTGACGCTCAACGGCGAGCAGGTCCCCGGCGATCAGGGGCGGCGCGTTGAACGTGTTCAGCGATCACGGGCTCGCGAATGCCATCTCGCGGAACAATATCTTCCGGGTTCGCGGGCGTGTTTATCCCTCGGCGAAAAACGACGGTCCGCCGAACGACCTGCGCGGCGACCTGACGAGCGGTTACCTCGCCGGCGGATTTGTCAGGTCGATGTTCGTGCCCTCCGAGCGGCTCGAATGGTTCTTGATGCCGACGGTGCCAACGATCAAGTGGGGCCGAGTCGAGTACTCGCGAAGCGGAAAGAATTTCGCGATTACGGACCCCGTCGTTGA